A single genomic interval of Nostoc commune NIES-4072 harbors:
- a CDS encoding SWIM zinc finger family protein, whose protein sequence is MTNYTLQASREWWSQQWLDLLDSYRFKKRLERARNYARQGNVLSIEFKGAKVLARVQGSEVEPYKVSLSLEPFSDEQWGYVIESMSQKAIFAAKLLAGEMPQNIEEVFTANGLSIFPFTLGDVQSKCSCPDKANPCKHIGALYYQLGDRFSEDPFVLFQLRGRTKEQIISDLRQLRSAKIQVNTTETPDIQQSISNNKYSVKIDSFWQYNEPLESSLVVIAPSTNEMVLNVLGAIPLAKEEENAVNSTSSDVVMKYLNTVYRDVSQKAFLAAMNVGGS, encoded by the coding sequence ATGACTAATTACACATTACAAGCAAGTCGAGAATGGTGGTCACAACAATGGCTAGATTTGCTAGATTCCTATCGGTTTAAAAAGCGTTTAGAACGTGCTAGAAACTATGCTCGTCAAGGGAATGTTTTGAGTATTGAATTTAAAGGTGCAAAAGTATTAGCTAGAGTACAAGGTAGTGAAGTAGAACCTTATAAAGTTTCCCTTTCCCTTGAACCTTTTAGCGATGAACAGTGGGGTTATGTAATTGAAAGCATGTCTCAAAAGGCAATTTTTGCTGCCAAATTACTAGCAGGAGAAATGCCACAAAATATAGAAGAAGTCTTTACTGCAAATGGTCTTTCGATATTTCCATTTACCCTCGGTGATGTCCAGAGTAAATGCTCTTGTCCTGATAAAGCAAATCCCTGTAAACACATTGGTGCGCTGTACTATCAGTTAGGCGATCGCTTCAGTGAAGACCCCTTTGTACTATTTCAATTGCGCGGACGCACCAAAGAGCAAATTATCAGCGATTTACGTCAATTACGTAGTGCCAAGATTCAGGTCAATACCACAGAAACGCCCGATATTCAACAGTCAATTTCTAATAATAAATACTCAGTAAAAATTGACTCTTTCTGGCAATACAATGAGCCACTAGAGTCATCATTAGTAGTGATTGCGCCTTCCACTAATGAGATGGTATTAAATGTATTAGGAGCAATCCCCCTAGCTAAGGAAGAGGAAAATGCAGTAAATTCAACTTCGAGTGATGTGGTAATGAAGTATTTGAATACAGTTTACAGAGATGTGAGTCAAAAGGCTTTTTTAGCAGCAATGAATGTGGGAGGAAGTTGA
- a CDS encoding FAD-dependent oxidoreductase, with translation MIEVNSTDNVLDVAIIGAGPGGLCAAHALARLGFSIGVFEQARLLRPIGAALGMGDPGYAALAEIDAELAQQVRLLAVNPKQQILMRPNGEVLFADESPLAGTGFTWLCWYNLQTCLYKALPATVSLHLNHTLIGFTRTSVQGQEQLRLKFRDQEDVCARLLIGADGYNSVVRSITVADGAPLYTGTMTWRGIVKRENLPSLTAPFLESAGFQLVVGEKKNFWIMDAGTELLAWGGTALRLNHSKSSSALETVLQIFEQWPPLVESVIRATEPETIIETGVFDREPVPQWGDLRRVTLLGDAAHPMRPSLGLGTTMAIQDVVALAKVLARTDLGDGEQLGVALRTYEQERIAISAPLQRLARQEGANSHAEDQAERLKEGFSAALAARRQAFQKHFSGE, from the coding sequence ATGATTGAAGTCAATTCGACCGATAATGTCTTGGATGTCGCAATCATTGGAGCGGGGCCAGGTGGACTCTGTGCCGCTCATGCTTTAGCACGACTTGGCTTCTCGATCGGGGTTTTTGAGCAAGCCCGCCTGTTGCGACCAATTGGCGCTGCTCTAGGGATGGGTGATCCCGGCTATGCTGCCCTAGCGGAGATCGATGCCGAACTGGCGCAGCAGGTGCGGCTGTTGGCAGTGAATCCCAAACAGCAGATATTGATGCGGCCAAATGGCGAGGTTCTTTTCGCTGATGAATCCCCACTTGCCGGGACAGGCTTCACCTGGCTATGCTGGTATAACCTACAGACCTGTCTTTATAAAGCACTGCCCGCGACGGTATCACTTCATCTCAACCATACCCTCATCGGTTTCACTCGGACTTCAGTCCAGGGTCAAGAGCAATTGCGTTTGAAGTTCCGTGACCAGGAAGATGTCTGTGCCCGACTTTTAATTGGTGCCGACGGTTACAACTCTGTGGTGAGAAGCATTACCGTTGCAGATGGTGCCCCTCTTTATACAGGAACCATGACTTGGAGGGGGATTGTGAAACGGGAAAACTTGCCCTCACTTACCGCTCCCTTCCTTGAATCTGCTGGATTTCAACTTGTGGTTGGAGAAAAAAAGAACTTCTGGATAATGGATGCGGGTACGGAATTGCTTGCTTGGGGTGGCACAGCCCTACGTTTGAATCACTCGAAAAGTTCATCAGCGCTAGAGACGGTACTGCAAATATTTGAGCAATGGCCCCCTCTGGTTGAAAGTGTGATTAGAGCCACTGAGCCTGAGACCATCATCGAAACTGGTGTCTTCGACAGGGAACCAGTGCCGCAGTGGGGGGACTTGAGACGTGTGACCCTACTGGGTGATGCGGCCCACCCGATGCGGCCATCGTTGGGATTGGGCACAACTATGGCCATACAGGATGTGGTAGCCTTGGCTAAAGTTCTAGCCCGTACTGATCTAGGTGATGGGGAACAACTCGGTGTTGCTCTACGCACTTACGAGCAGGAGAGGATTGCTATTTCGGCCCCGTTACAGCGCCTTGCTCGACAGGAGGGTGCTAATTCCCATGCTGAAGATCAGGCAGAGCGGCTTAAAGAAGGATTTTCAGCCGCCCTGGCAGCACGCAGGCAGGCATTCCAGAAGCACTTCAGTGGTGAGTGA
- a CDS encoding SNF2-related protein, giving the protein MAILHCNWLLKNQNGCLFIWGETWRSPRVNFEPNGSGNIPLNPLAMTSVELNEWLRLQNMAITNFMQQPQVAMPAASKAIATTGRTRKAATTTEISLPTYSQIIALPTYIPEGSNEETTAIPVHSASLELNTDSPQYLQPWRVEGFCLNPSEAVKFLAAIPLNATNGEDAFLGGDLRFWSQVARWSLDLISRCKFLPTIDRQADAAFAAKWQVLLDSAVDGTRLERFSANMPLVCRTYQEGLGTGDWGLGTGEEFSQSLIPNPQSLLYVDFPTEPQELLLGFLNSTIDAQVRGMVGSQPPIEAKAIASLPGGVRQWLQALTNVSDTVNADAIEVERLEAALKAWTMPLQYQLTLKTLFRTCFQLRSPESGEIDWTLAYYLQAADDPDFLVDAATIWNNPVEQLVYENRTIEQPQETFLRGLGVASRLYPAIAPSFETEYPQSSRITPMQAYEFIKAVAWRLEDSGLGVILPSSLANREGWANRLGLKITAETPKKKQGRLGLQSLLNFQWQLAIGGQTISKAEFDKLVALNSPLVEINGEWVELRPQDIKTAQTFFTTRKDQMALSLEDALRFSTGDTQVIEKLPVVSFEASGALQELIGALNNNQAIAPLPTPAAFKGQLRPYQERGAAWLSFLERWGLGACLADDMGLGKCVANNTLVNVNGLLRTAETIWTTHAGETEFDGEGFWANPTEQLLVNSIDEKTGKIVQANVRRLYRQQVHEKLRKITLEDGNNITITHRHKLLTNKGWTNNLQVGDYVCVPGKTLWNGESQDPDLVKFLAWQIAEGHELPDVGRVTISQKDTKVLEDLLQICQRIQNRYNLKINSPNISTFPNRVSALRVNSQAYREFLEAKGYVWGKLSAEKSIPSFIMQADLDSVRIFLQNYFDAESAVVLSMGSIEISTASALLIQQLSALLRRFGIWLRISPKQKCATNGTRTLRTYYIGVIGGNSARRFIQEIGFNNSEKQSKLELICQLISNTNIEGIPASDMVAQTVIATGLPLRHFGMHNTVYINGSQQFSRDSLQRVIAGMSRMISGEAQEQYQLLKPSKWTTQTLSAYSSLDVEQLSLIRQSLQCLLDQEVFYCRIESIEDIDYDGWVYDFEVSEHHNFVANNIICHNTVQFIAFLLHLKEQDVLENPTLLVCPTSVLGNWEREVNKFAPSLKILQYHGDKRPKGKAFLEAVKKHDLIVTSYSLLHRDIKSLQSVSWQIIVLDEAQNVKNPEAKQSKAVRELEATFRIALTGTPVENRLQELWSILDFLNPGYLGNKQFFQRRFAMPIEKYGDTASLTQLRSLVQPFILRRLKSDRDIIQDLPDKQEMTVFCGLTGEQAAFYQQVVEQSLVEIESAEGLQRRGMILALLIKLKQICNHPAQYLKQATLEQHNSAKLLRLEEMLEEVLAEGDRALIFTQFAEWGKLLKPYLEKQLGREIFFLYGSTSKKQREEMIDRFQHDPQGPPIMILSLKAGGVGLNLTRANHVFHFDRWWNPAVENQATDRVFRIGQTRNVQVHKFVCTGTLEEKIHDMIESKKQLAEQVVGAGEEWLTELDTDQLRNLLILDRSAVIDDDAE; this is encoded by the coding sequence ATGGCGATTTTACATTGTAATTGGTTACTAAAAAATCAAAATGGTTGTTTATTTATTTGGGGAGAAACTTGGCGATCGCCACGAGTGAATTTCGAGCCTAATGGTTCTGGAAATATACCACTAAATCCATTGGCGATGACATCAGTTGAGTTGAATGAGTGGTTGCGTTTGCAGAACATGGCGATTACCAACTTCATGCAGCAACCCCAAGTTGCGATGCCTGCGGCAAGCAAAGCGATCGCTACAACTGGACGAACGCGCAAAGCTGCCACTACTACTGAGATCAGTTTACCAACGTATTCGCAAATTATTGCCTTACCAACTTATATTCCAGAAGGCAGTAACGAAGAAACAACAGCGATCCCTGTACATTCTGCCAGTTTGGAACTAAACACAGACTCTCCGCAATATTTGCAACCGTGGCGAGTTGAAGGTTTTTGTCTTAACCCCAGCGAAGCAGTAAAATTTCTCGCTGCTATTCCCTTAAATGCGACTAACGGAGAAGATGCCTTTTTAGGAGGAGATTTACGTTTTTGGTCGCAAGTTGCCCGATGGAGTTTAGATTTAATCTCACGGTGCAAGTTTTTACCAACAATTGACCGACAAGCAGATGCTGCATTTGCTGCCAAATGGCAAGTACTTCTAGACAGTGCTGTAGATGGAACCCGTCTAGAAAGATTTTCTGCAAATATGCCGTTGGTTTGTCGGACTTATCAAGAGGGACTGGGGACTGGGGACTGGGGACTGGGGACTGGGGAGGAGTTTTCCCAATCCCTAATCCCTAATCCCCAATCCCTACTTTATGTAGACTTCCCTACCGAACCTCAAGAATTGTTGCTGGGATTTCTCAACAGTACGATAGATGCCCAAGTGCGAGGAATGGTGGGTTCTCAACCTCCAATTGAAGCTAAAGCGATCGCATCTTTACCAGGTGGGGTGCGACAATGGTTGCAAGCTTTAACTAATGTATCTGATACAGTTAATGCAGATGCAATTGAAGTGGAACGACTGGAAGCGGCACTGAAAGCTTGGACTATGCCGCTACAATACCAATTAACGCTTAAAACTCTATTTCGTACCTGTTTTCAACTGCGTTCTCCAGAGTCTGGCGAAATAGATTGGACATTGGCGTATTATTTACAAGCGGCAGATGATCCTGATTTTTTGGTCGATGCGGCAACTATTTGGAACAATCCAGTTGAACAATTGGTTTATGAAAATCGGACAATTGAGCAACCACAGGAAACATTTTTGCGCGGTTTGGGGGTAGCTTCTCGATTATATCCAGCGATCGCACCCAGTTTTGAAACCGAATATCCCCAATCTTCTCGGATCACCCCCATGCAAGCTTATGAGTTTATCAAGGCTGTAGCTTGGAGGTTGGAAGACAGTGGTTTAGGAGTAATTTTGCCTTCTAGTTTGGCGAACCGCGAAGGATGGGCGAACCGTTTAGGTTTGAAAATTACTGCTGAAACCCCAAAGAAAAAGCAGGGACGTTTAGGATTGCAAAGTTTGCTAAATTTCCAATGGCAATTGGCAATTGGTGGACAAACTATTTCTAAAGCTGAGTTTGATAAACTTGTGGCTTTAAATAGTCCGCTAGTAGAAATTAACGGCGAGTGGGTGGAATTGCGCCCCCAGGATATCAAAACAGCCCAAACCTTTTTTACCACTCGCAAAGACCAAATGGCGCTTTCCTTAGAAGATGCCTTGCGTTTCAGTACAGGGGATACCCAGGTAATTGAAAAATTACCAGTGGTCAGTTTTGAGGCATCTGGGGCGTTGCAAGAGTTGATTGGGGCGTTAAATAATAATCAAGCGATCGCACCTTTACCGACACCAGCAGCCTTTAAAGGACAGTTGCGGCCTTATCAAGAACGTGGTGCTGCTTGGCTATCTTTCTTGGAACGTTGGGGTTTGGGTGCGTGTCTTGCCGACGATATGGGACTCGGTAAGTGTGTAGCAAATAATACTTTAGTAAATGTAAATGGACTGTTACGCACAGCAGAGACAATCTGGACAACTCACGCTGGAGAAACAGAATTTGACGGCGAGGGATTTTGGGCTAACCCCACAGAGCAATTATTAGTTAATTCCATAGATGAAAAAACTGGCAAAATTGTCCAAGCTAATGTTAGACGCTTGTATCGCCAGCAAGTCCACGAGAAATTACGAAAAATCACCCTAGAAGACGGTAATAATATCACTATTACTCATCGTCATAAATTGTTGACAAATAAAGGTTGGACAAATAACTTACAGGTGGGTGATTACGTTTGTGTCCCAGGTAAAACACTTTGGAATGGAGAATCACAAGATCCTGATTTAGTCAAGTTTCTTGCTTGGCAGATTGCTGAAGGGCATGAACTACCCGATGTGGGAAGAGTGACAATATCCCAAAAAGACACCAAAGTATTAGAGGATCTACTCCAGATTTGCCAACGCATTCAAAACCGCTATAACCTCAAAATTAACAGCCCTAATATCTCTACCTTCCCTAACAGAGTTTCTGCTCTTCGAGTTAACAGCCAAGCCTATCGGGAATTCTTAGAAGCTAAAGGTTATGTTTGGGGGAAACTGTCGGCAGAAAAATCTATTCCGTCCTTCATTATGCAGGCAGACTTGGATAGTGTGCGGATATTTTTACAAAACTATTTTGATGCTGAATCTGCTGTTGTTTTAAGTATGGGGAGTATTGAGATTTCTACAGCTTCAGCCTTACTAATTCAGCAACTTTCTGCACTGTTGCGGCGTTTCGGCATTTGGTTGCGAATATCGCCTAAACAGAAGTGTGCTACTAATGGAACTCGTACTTTACGCACCTACTATATTGGTGTAATTGGAGGAAATTCTGCCCGCAGATTTATCCAAGAAATTGGTTTTAATAACTCAGAGAAACAGAGCAAACTAGAACTAATTTGTCAACTGATCAGCAACACAAATATTGAAGGAATTCCTGCTTCTGATATGGTTGCCCAAACAGTCATAGCAACGGGACTTCCGTTGCGACATTTTGGGATGCACAACACTGTTTATATTAATGGTTCCCAGCAATTTTCTAGAGATAGTTTACAGCGAGTAATAGCTGGAATGAGCCGTATGATTAGTGGAGAAGCCCAAGAACAGTATCAGCTACTAAAACCTTCCAAGTGGACAACTCAAACTTTGTCAGCATATAGCAGCCTAGATGTAGAACAGTTGAGCTTAATAAGACAGTCTTTGCAATGTCTTCTCGACCAAGAGGTATTTTATTGCCGGATAGAATCAATAGAGGACATAGATTACGATGGATGGGTTTATGACTTTGAAGTTAGCGAACATCATAATTTTGTCGCTAACAATATTATTTGCCACAACACTGTCCAATTCATTGCTTTTCTGCTGCACTTGAAAGAACAGGACGTACTAGAAAATCCAACACTGCTAGTTTGTCCAACTTCCGTTTTAGGCAACTGGGAAAGGGAAGTCAATAAATTTGCACCAAGCCTGAAAATTTTGCAATATCACGGTGACAAACGCCCAAAAGGAAAAGCGTTTTTAGAAGCAGTGAAAAAGCACGATTTAATAGTTACCAGCTACTCACTACTTCATCGAGATATCAAGTCATTGCAAAGTGTCTCTTGGCAGATAATTGTTTTAGACGAAGCCCAGAATGTGAAAAACCCAGAGGCGAAGCAGTCAAAAGCAGTCCGGGAATTAGAAGCAACATTTCGCATTGCATTAACGGGGACACCAGTAGAAAATAGACTGCAAGAACTCTGGTCTATTTTGGATTTTCTCAATCCTGGCTATTTAGGCAATAAGCAATTTTTCCAGCGTCGATTTGCCATGCCAATTGAAAAGTATGGTGATACGGCTTCTTTGACTCAGTTACGTTCATTAGTGCAACCATTTATACTGCGGCGATTGAAAAGCGATCGCGACATCATTCAAGATTTACCAGATAAGCAAGAAATGACCGTATTTTGCGGTCTGACTGGTGAACAAGCTGCATTTTATCAACAAGTTGTAGAACAATCTTTAGTAGAGATAGAATCTGCTGAAGGATTGCAACGCCGGGGGATGATTTTAGCTTTGCTAATCAAACTCAAACAAATCTGCAATCACCCAGCCCAATACTTGAAACAAGCGACATTAGAGCAACATAATTCAGCCAAACTTCTGCGGCTAGAAGAAATGTTAGAAGAAGTTTTAGCAGAAGGGGATAGAGCTTTAATTTTCACACAATTTGCTGAGTGGGGTAAGTTACTTAAACCCTATTTAGAAAAACAACTTGGGCGAGAAATATTCTTTTTATATGGCAGCACCAGTAAAAAACAACGTGAGGAAATGATCGACCGTTTTCAACACGATCCTCAAGGGCCACCAATTATGATTCTTTCTCTGAAAGCGGGTGGTGTCGGACTGAATTTAACACGAGCAAATCATGTATTCCACTTTGATAGATGGTGGAATCCAGCCGTGGAGAATCAAGCCACAGATAGAGTATTTCGGATTGGTCAAACCCGGAATGTGCAAGTACATAAATTTGTTTGCACAGGCACTTTAGAAGAAAAAATTCATGACATGATTGAAAGTAAAAAACAGCTAGCTGAACAAGTTGTAGGTGCTGGTGAAGAATGGTTGACAGAACTGGATACAGACCAGCTTCGTAACTTACTAATACTCGATCGCAGTGCAGTAATTGACGATGATGCAGAATAA
- a CDS encoding GNAT family N-acetyltransferase, giving the protein MIFPLIKFLKNGIIVELDYMHPQEQEVVRALLNVVIVEGKTYPQKEPLSQAEFSAYWLSKDAFVVRTSVQDATHKPKEILGAFYLKPNFPGRCCHICNAGFIVQPGLRGQGIGRFMGEAMLLIAANLGYEAVMFNLVFETNIPSFTLWQSLGFEIIGRIPCAAKLEDEQTVDALMMYRALG; this is encoded by the coding sequence ATGATTTTTCCCTTAATTAAATTTTTAAAAAACGGGATAATAGTTGAACTAGATTATATGCATCCTCAAGAACAGGAGGTTGTAAGAGCATTACTCAATGTTGTAATTGTTGAGGGCAAAACTTATCCCCAAAAGGAACCTCTATCTCAGGCAGAATTTTCAGCTTACTGGTTGAGTAAAGATGCCTTTGTTGTCAGGACATCTGTTCAGGATGCTACACACAAACCAAAAGAAATATTAGGGGCGTTTTATTTAAAACCAAACTTCCCCGGTCGGTGTTGCCATATTTGCAACGCTGGTTTTATTGTACAACCTGGGTTACGTGGTCAGGGGATCGGGCGGTTCATGGGAGAAGCGATGCTCTTAATAGCAGCAAACCTGGGCTATGAAGCAGTAATGTTCAATTTGGTCTTTGAAACTAATATACCTTCATTTACACTTTGGCAGTCGTTAGGATTTGAGATTATTGGGCGCATTCCGTGTGCGGCGAAGCTAGAGGATGAACAAACGGTAGACGCGCTGATGATGTATCGTGCTTTGGGTTGA
- a CDS encoding polyribonucleotide nucleotidyltransferase: MAEVDKSISFDGRDIRLKVGLLAPQAGGSVLIESGDTSVLVTATRSQAREGIDFLPLTVDYEERLYAAGRIPGGIMRREGRPPEKTILTSRLIDRPMRPLFPSWLRDDLQIIALTMSMDELVPPDVLAVTGASIATLIAQIPFNGPMAAVRVGLVGDDFIINPTYAEIEAGDLDLVVAGSPHGVIMVEAGANQLPERDIIEAIDFGYEAVRDLIKAQQDLVAELGLVIVQEAPPEADQTLENYIRDRASGEIKKILSQFTFTKPERDAALDVVKDEIATAIAELPEEDPIRVAATANSKALGNTFKDITKYFMRRQIVEDNVRVDGRKLDEVRPVSCLVDVLPKRVHGSGLFNRGLTQVLSTCTLGTPGDAQNLNDDMQLDQHKRYLHHYNFPPFSVGETKPMRAPGRREIGHGALAERALLPVIPSKEQFPYVIRIVSEVLSSNGSTSMGSVCGSTLALMDAGVPIIKPVSGAAMGLIKEGDEVRVLTDIQGIEDFLGDMDFKVAGTDVGITALQMDMKISGLSLEVISQAVHQAKSARLHILEKMLACIDTPRTETSPYAPRLLTIKIDSDMIGLVIGPGGKTIKGITEETGAKIDIEDDGTVTISAVDENKAKRARNIIQGMTRKLHEGDVYAGRITRIIPIGAFVEFLPGKEGMIHISQLADYRVGKVEDEVAVGDEVIIKVREIDNKGRINLTRLGIHPDQAAAAREAAAVNR; the protein is encoded by the coding sequence ATGGCAGAAGTTGATAAGTCAATATCCTTCGATGGAAGGGATATTCGACTGAAAGTAGGCCTACTAGCTCCCCAGGCTGGTGGGTCGGTTTTGATAGAATCAGGGGACACATCCGTTTTAGTAACGGCTACGCGATCGCAAGCCAGAGAAGGCATTGATTTTCTTCCCCTGACAGTAGATTATGAAGAAAGGCTATATGCCGCTGGTAGGATTCCCGGAGGGATCATGCGCCGAGAAGGTCGTCCACCAGAAAAAACAATTCTCACCAGCCGTCTTATAGACCGCCCCATGCGTCCCCTGTTCCCTTCATGGCTACGGGATGACCTGCAAATTATTGCCTTAACGATGTCGATGGACGAGTTAGTTCCACCCGATGTGCTAGCAGTTACAGGCGCTTCCATCGCTACTTTAATTGCCCAGATTCCTTTTAATGGGCCAATGGCAGCAGTGCGGGTTGGTTTAGTGGGAGATGATTTTATCATTAACCCTACTTATGCAGAAATTGAAGCCGGAGACTTGGATCTAGTAGTAGCAGGTTCACCACATGGCGTAATCATGGTGGAGGCGGGAGCCAATCAATTGCCAGAGCGAGATATTATCGAGGCGATTGACTTTGGTTATGAAGCAGTACGGGACTTAATCAAAGCGCAGCAAGATTTAGTAGCAGAACTGGGTCTAGTAATAGTGCAAGAAGCACCACCAGAAGCAGACCAGACGCTAGAAAATTATATCCGCGATCGCGCTAGTGGTGAAATTAAGAAAATCCTGTCTCAATTTACTTTCACCAAACCCGAACGCGATGCCGCTTTAGATGTCGTCAAGGATGAAATTGCTACAGCGATCGCCGAACTGCCAGAAGAAGATCCAATTCGAGTTGCTGCAACTGCAAATAGCAAGGCACTTGGTAACACTTTTAAAGATATTACCAAATACTTCATGCGGCGGCAAATCGTCGAAGATAACGTTCGCGTTGATGGTCGTAAACTTGATGAAGTGCGACCTGTTTCTTGTTTAGTTGATGTTTTACCAAAACGAGTCCACGGGAGTGGTTTATTTAACCGGGGACTAACTCAGGTATTATCCACTTGTACTCTGGGTACACCTGGGGATGCCCAAAACCTCAACGATGACATGCAGCTAGATCAACACAAACGTTATCTGCATCATTACAACTTCCCGCCTTTCTCAGTCGGGGAAACCAAGCCAATGCGGGCCCCAGGAAGGCGCGAAATTGGTCACGGCGCATTAGCAGAACGAGCGCTACTACCTGTAATCCCGTCAAAAGAACAATTTCCCTACGTAATTCGCATCGTCTCGGAAGTACTTTCCTCCAACGGTTCGACTTCAATGGGTTCAGTCTGCGGTTCCACCTTAGCTCTGATGGATGCTGGTGTACCAATTATCAAACCCGTCAGTGGCGCAGCAATGGGTCTGATTAAGGAAGGGGACGAAGTGCGAGTCCTCACCGATATTCAGGGCATTGAAGACTTTTTGGGCGACATGGACTTCAAAGTTGCCGGAACGGATGTCGGGATTACCGCCTTGCAAATGGATATGAAAATCTCCGGTTTGTCGTTGGAGGTTATTTCCCAAGCCGTTCACCAAGCAAAATCAGCCCGGTTGCACATTCTAGAGAAAATGCTTGCGTGCATTGACACGCCACGGACTGAAACCTCACCTTATGCTCCACGTCTGTTAACAATCAAGATTGATTCAGACATGATTGGTCTGGTAATTGGGCCTGGAGGCAAGACTATTAAGGGGATTACAGAAGAAACGGGTGCAAAAATTGACATCGAAGATGATGGCACCGTGACCATTTCGGCTGTGGATGAGAATAAGGCGAAGAGAGCCAGAAACATCATCCAAGGCATGACCCGCAAGTTACACGAAGGGGATGTCTACGCAGGACGCATCACTCGGATTATCCCGATAGGTGCATTTGTGGAATTTCTGCCTGGAAAAGAAGGGATGATCCACATCTCACAACTAGCTGACTACCGCGTTGGCAAAGTTGAGGATGAAGTCGCAGTGGGCGACGAAGTGATTATCAAAGTGCGCGAAATTGATAACAAAGGTCGGATTAATCTCACTCGCTTGGGTATCCACCCAGATCAAGCAGCAGCAGCAAGGGAAGCTGCGGCGGTGAATCGCTAA
- the ovoA gene encoding 5-histidylcysteine sulfoxide synthase: MALVPTINKLTSTQVPTLNDCSSQSLLNYFENSWELEETLMKSLVGEETFYLNPDPLRNRLIFYLGHSAVFFINKLIRVGLIKAGINSQYETLFEIGVDPQTPTELDAAMQGVSWPDVEKVWQYRDKAREAITKVIQKTPLDLLIHQQHPFWALLMGIEHSRIHFETSSMLVRQLPTNRLKRPQGWDYAPSKGNIPNNAMRRVSGGMVKLGKPKDDLTYGWDSEYGDRTVEVKPFLASQYLITNGEYLKFVQAGGYNNPDYWNAESWDWKQLYNVQHPKFWIPFPDGYRYRATFDKIDLPLDWPVEVNYYEAIAFCRFQGSDMRLMTEAEWNQALLTSEDNQLSSNYNLNLQFISPSPVGMFKPANSASGLYDLRGNVWEWLADTFNPLPGFQPHPLYKDQAAPFFDDKHQMMLGGSWATNGSMALPTYRNWFRPYFYQHAGFRIAQDFKGDY, from the coding sequence ATGGCTTTAGTTCCAACGATAAATAAACTGACATCAACGCAAGTGCCCACACTCAATGATTGCAGTTCACAAAGCCTGCTCAATTACTTTGAGAATTCTTGGGAACTTGAAGAAACACTCATGAAAAGTTTGGTCGGGGAAGAAACTTTTTATCTTAACCCCGATCCTTTAAGAAACCGTCTAATTTTTTATCTTGGTCACTCAGCTGTTTTCTTTATCAACAAATTAATTCGCGTTGGTTTAATCAAAGCTGGAATTAATTCGCAATACGAAACCCTATTTGAAATCGGAGTTGATCCTCAAACACCGACAGAACTCGACGCAGCTATGCAAGGGGTTAGCTGGCCTGATGTAGAAAAAGTTTGGCAATATCGAGATAAGGCGCGAGAAGCAATTACAAAAGTTATTCAAAAGACTCCCCTGGATCTCCTAATTCATCAACAGCATCCCTTCTGGGCTTTGCTGATGGGAATAGAACATAGTCGGATTCACTTTGAAACCTCTTCGATGCTGGTGCGTCAGTTACCTACTAATCGCCTAAAACGTCCCCAAGGTTGGGATTACGCACCTAGTAAGGGTAACATTCCCAACAATGCAATGCGGCGGGTTTCAGGTGGTATGGTAAAACTAGGAAAACCCAAGGATGATCTTACTTATGGTTGGGATAGCGAATATGGCGATCGCACTGTTGAAGTGAAACCATTTTTAGCTAGTCAATATCTCATCACTAACGGCGAATATCTGAAATTTGTTCAAGCTGGTGGTTACAACAATCCAGATTACTGGAATGCTGAATCTTGGGACTGGAAGCAACTCTACAACGTCCAACATCCCAAATTCTGGATACCCTTCCCGGATGGTTATCGCTATCGAGCCACATTCGACAAAATAGACTTACCCTTAGACTGGCCTGTAGAAGTAAATTACTACGAAGCGATCGCATTTTGTCGTTTTCAAGGCTCAGACATGCGCTTGATGACTGAAGCTGAATGGAATCAAGCCTTACTTACCTCTGAGGATAACCAGTTATCAAGTAACTATAATCTCAACTTACAATTCATTTCCCCTAGCCCGGTGGGAATGTTCAAACCAGCTAATAGTGCTTCTGGACTTTACGATCTTAGAGGAAACGTCTGGGAATGGTTAGCGGACACATTCAACCCCCTACCAGGATTTCAACCTCATCCGCTTTACAAAGATCAAGCAGCACCGTTTTTTGATGATAAACATCAGATGATGCTTGGCGGTTCTTGGGCTACTAACGGTTCAATGGCATTACCAACCTATCGCAACTGGTTTCGTCCTTACTTTTATCAACACGCTGGTTTTAGAATTGCTCAAGATTTCAAAGGAGATTACTGA